CGTTAATGGTGCAAATGACGTAACGAACCCACTTGCAAAAACAGATCCAAAATCACCAATTGCTGGTATGCCGATTTTGGATGTAGGAAATGCAAAAACGGTAGTTGTCATCAAACGTTCCCTCAGTCCAGGATTTGCTGGAGTGCCTAACCCACTCTTCATTGCTGACAACTGTTTGATGTTGTTTGGCGATGGTAAAAAAGCAACTCAAGAGATGATCACAGCTTTAAAAGAATCTTAGAGCCGGAAAATATGAAGAAACAAGTCTATATCGTTGATGACCACCCTCTTGTAGTAGATGCACTACAAAACTTAATTGCTAAGTCGGAAGATTTAGAGTGCATTGGGAGCGCGGATAATATTGAAAAAGCATTTAACGATATAGAACAACTGCAACCAACTTTGGTATTGATTGATATCCAACTCAAACAAAATCAAAACGGCTTGCAGTTACTCAAACGCCTTAGAACAACTTTTCCTAATATCGCCGTCATCATCATTAGTATGTTGACGGATGATACTTTTGTTGATCGTGCTTTTAAATTAGGTGCGATGGGGTATGTTTTCAAAGAAGACACAACCACTCAAATCGTTGAAGCCATTCATACAGTTCTCAAAGGTGATTATTTTGTAAGTTCTTCACAAGCTACCCGTCTATTGGGGCATTTGTACAGAGCTTCTCAAAAAGACGAAAAAGATCCTATCGACAGATTGTCTAATCGTGAATTAGAAGTGTTTCTAATGATTGGAGAAGGTATGCCGGTAAAAGAAATTGCAGCCAATATGGGGCTTGCACCTTCTACCATTGAGACCTTGCGATCACGGATCAAATCCAAACTCAGCATTACGGAAAACGAAAAACTCATTCGTGTGGCTGTAGAGTGGAAATACACCCAAGCCAAAACCGATATCGTCGTTTCTTAAGTTAAATAAATTAGTGTTAAGAATGAGAATCTATCATTTAGATTCTCATTTGTGACTAAATCGTATTTAAACAAACTAGTATCGAAGTTTGAAATAATGATAGAGTAAATCTTTTCCTTCACGGGAAGAGAGTAACATTCTATATGCTTCTGCTATTTTGGATTCGTTTTGTGATTGTTTTTGAATGAAATGAAAGAAGTCGTTTGCTCTTTCATCGTAGCCTAAATTCAAAAGTAAATTCAAATAAAAACTTTGGTCGTATTCATCAGCAAACGGAGAGTAGGCGATTGGCCTAAGTAAGTTTTCGGCATCTCTCCATTTGCGAATTTCAAAATAACATCTTGCGAATACTTTTTTTTCTCTCCATCCAAGAAACCTTGGGTTTTTTAAATAGGTTAGGGATTTTTTAGGATCTTTTTCTGTAGAATAAACCACACGACCCATTAAATGAGAAGCCTGTATATGTTTTGGATCTTGTTCTAAAATAGTAGTGAGTTCTATTTTAGCTTTTTCTGTTTCATTGAGTTCTAAATAAGTTTTTGCCAAAATGAGTTTAGCTTCGTTATAGTTTGCTTTATATTCTAAAGACTTGTTTAAAGATAAAATTGCGTTGTTATAATCTTTTAATATAAAATAGGCAAGGCCTAAATTATAATGATAAAAAGGATTATAAGGTGAAATTTGATTGGTTTCCATCCATGTATCTTTTGCCTCGGACCAACTGTCTTCTTGTGCATAAATCATTCCTAGTAGGAAACTGGCTGCTTCATGGTTGGGTTCTTTTTTTAGAGCTTTGTTTAAACTTTCCTTTGCTTCTTGCCATTCCATCCGAGAGTATAAAAGACTGCCGTTTAAGTAGTCATATTCAGGATAGGATTTGTATAAATCAGATTGGATTTTTTTCCATTCAGTATCAGCTAAAACAAATCTTCCATAACGAAGTGCGTTGATAATGTTACGGCTTACTTTTTCTAATTCAATCTTTGTATTGATTTCGATCGTTTCTTTATCCTCTGTTTGTGAAAAGATAGAGTGTAAAGAACCAAAGAGAAGAAAACAGATTATTAAAATTTGAATTTTAGCTTTCATAAATTGTTTCTAACCATTTCAAAATTTTTAAGTGAGCATCGCGAACTAATTTTATATTTGGACTTGGAAAAACGTCAGGAAATTTTGTGATTTGATTTAAAGAAGTTAAAGATCCTAAGTAAGGAATTCCCATCTTTTGTTCTGCAAATTTTCCGAGAGATTCGTGTATGGGTGTAATTCCGACTAAACAAACATTTTTTCCTTTGGCAGCGGATTCCATCATGGTTTGACCAAAATAAGTCAGAACAAATTCTGCTGATTGAATTTCTCTTAGAAACTGGGTATAAGAAACCCGAGAAAGATATTCAATTTTTGCATCAAGTGGTGGACTTCCTCCGATACGTGTCACTGAGTTTATGTTATGCGAATCATTTTTCGATTTTTGATTCAAAAATTGTAATAAAAAGTTATCAATTTGTTTTGAGTCTTCCGAATTTAGATTACCAGCATAAACAAGGACTTTTCCCGGAAGGGTAACTTGGTTCCAATCCATGGTAGAAAGTGGGGAACTAAAATAAGATATCGAATCAGTTTCAAACATTGGTGCAACAGGGTTCGGTAAAAAGAAACTGGAATTGGGTTCTGTAGGTAAATGGTTTGTATTATCAATATAAAACTGATTTGTTAACGGGAATTCATTTTCCCTGAGATCTAAGATGTGGGGAAGATTTGGAGAAAGAGAATCGGGTTCTAAAGAAAGTGCAACATCGTATCCATTGATTTCCAAAAATACAGATAAAGATTTACAACGTTCCCAATGTCCTGTTCCAAATATACTAGGATCTGCATAGACGATCCTCACTTTTTTTGATTCTCGATTCACTTTCGGTAGTTGGAAGGTGACTTGTTCTACAGATGCATTGATCGCAAAAATTTTAGGATTTTTTTTTGCGAAAAGAATCACATCCTTTGCACTAAAAAAAGGGTCTTTCTCTCCTAACTCCGCCCATAGTTTACAAATCATCTCATAATCTTTAGGGTCATCTACCGTGATGCGAAGAGGTCCAAGATCTACTTCAGTGAATGGAGATAGGTGGGGAGGATGAAGTCTATATTGTTTGTGAATGTCTGGAAACTCTTTGATATGTAAAGAAACATGTTCTGTATATCTTTCTGGAATGGGTTCCCCTGTTTCATAAAGAAGAGATTCTGTCGAAAAACACTCTACCCCCATACCCAAAGGCAGTCCAACCATTGAAAGACTGTAATAAGTATCAGGGATTATTGTCATTGCTTCCAACAAATATCGAATCGATTCGAGATCAATGAAAGGGTTATCGCCCGTTAAGCGAAAGATATGTTTGGCTTTATAATGAATGCTAGCCTTTCGATAGCGATCTCTTACATCGGATTCGGATCCTGCAAAATATTGATAATTTCTTTTGTTTAAAAAAGTAATGAGATCAAAATCAGATTCTGGAATTAAAAATACGATTTGTTCTTTTGGAAAAATAGTAGAGAGCCTGTTGTGAATATGATCCAAAACAGAAGTATTAGAAGTTTCTGGTATTGATTTTAGGATTTTTTGGGGAAATCTTGTGGATCCGAGTCTTGCCTGGATGAAGGCAAAACAATCACGCGTTGAAAGTATACCATTCATCGCAGTTCAAACAAGGAGCAGGGATTTTTTCATGGTTTCCATCAAAACTGAATTTAAAAAAGTCGAGTCCCTTTCGCCAAACTTCCTTTAAAGATTCTGAATATAAATTTCCAATCACTTCTGTTTGGTTTTGTTTACAAATAGATACGCTGCCATCTACAGAAATAGATAAATCTCGAACTAAATGCCAACAAAAATCTCTGTGAATAGGAGTGAGATCACTCACCCTTCGTTCTGGGAGTTTTTTTGCAAAGGTATTGTACTTTTGTAAAATGATGTTAATTCCTTTTTTCTCAAAGAAAGTGAAGTATGGATCTATTTCCTCTTCTACTTCTTTCATTTTGATCATTTGAACATGTAAGGATTGTTTCGGAAGTTTTTCTGAAAGTACATCAATTGTGGTGAGAACTTTATCTAGTTCTTGTTTTCCATATAAATATCTGTAAACTTCTGGTTTTAAAGTGGTTACATTAACAATGATACAAAGTTTCTCCTTTTGT
This genomic window from Leptospira brenneri contains:
- a CDS encoding response regulator transcription factor; protein product: MKKQVYIVDDHPLVVDALQNLIAKSEDLECIGSADNIEKAFNDIEQLQPTLVLIDIQLKQNQNGLQLLKRLRTTFPNIAVIIISMLTDDTFVDRAFKLGAMGYVFKEDTTTQIVEAIHTVLKGDYFVSSSQATRLLGHLYRASQKDEKDPIDRLSNRELEVFLMIGEGMPVKEIAANMGLAPSTIETLRSRIKSKLSITENEKLIRVAVEWKYTQAKTDIVVS
- a CDS encoding tetratricopeptide repeat protein, with the protein product MKAKIQILIICFLLFGSLHSIFSQTEDKETIEINTKIELEKVSRNIINALRYGRFVLADTEWKKIQSDLYKSYPEYDYLNGSLLYSRMEWQEAKESLNKALKKEPNHEAASFLLGMIYAQEDSWSEAKDTWMETNQISPYNPFYHYNLGLAYFILKDYNNAILSLNKSLEYKANYNEAKLILAKTYLELNETEKAKIELTTILEQDPKHIQASHLMGRVVYSTEKDPKKSLTYLKNPRFLGWREKKVFARCYFEIRKWRDAENLLRPIAYSPFADEYDQSFYLNLLLNLGYDERANDFFHFIQKQSQNESKIAEAYRMLLSSREGKDLLYHYFKLRY
- a CDS encoding cytidylyltransferase domain-containing protein encodes the protein MNGILSTRDCFAFIQARLGSTRFPQKILKSIPETSNTSVLDHIHNRLSTIFPKEQIVFLIPESDFDLITFLNKRNYQYFAGSESDVRDRYRKASIHYKAKHIFRLTGDNPFIDLESIRYLLEAMTIIPDTYYSLSMVGLPLGMGVECFSTESLLYETGEPIPERYTEHVSLHIKEFPDIHKQYRLHPPHLSPFTEVDLGPLRITVDDPKDYEMICKLWAELGEKDPFFSAKDVILFAKKNPKIFAINASVEQVTFQLPKVNRESKKVRIVYADPSIFGTGHWERCKSLSVFLEINGYDVALSLEPDSLSPNLPHILDLRENEFPLTNQFYIDNTNHLPTEPNSSFFLPNPVAPMFETDSISYFSSPLSTMDWNQVTLPGKVLVYAGNLNSEDSKQIDNFLLQFLNQKSKNDSHNINSVTRIGGSPPLDAKIEYLSRVSYTQFLREIQSAEFVLTYFGQTMMESAAKGKNVCLVGITPIHESLGKFAEQKMGIPYLGSLTSLNQITKFPDVFPSPNIKLVRDAHLKILKWLETIYES